The following proteins are encoded in a genomic region of Cryptomeria japonica chromosome 11, Sugi_1.0, whole genome shotgun sequence:
- the LOC131859812 gene encoding uncharacterized protein LOC131859812, which translates to MASSTPRATPRSGRQRDKAWKYGIAGSKKGEVTCTECTRWMTGGINRLKYHLAQIPGYGVEACPKSTPEIIREMKAILAENDMHKEERQKTREAIAAAMNPTLSTSGPIGHSRGRQSLSSFGDNEGEASGTPVRSDPNFFVPRNVPGAQPSLEGTGWNKEKHEQARIAASNFWFYNNLSFNAANNVYWESFVNACTVAGKGFKAPTGHDFSGPLLEKAVKNTEGVVDDQKRYWKRKGCSILSDGWTDGRNRTLLNFLVASNGAMVFIKSVDASNEIKNAETLCNLLDGVVREVGVENVVQIITDNAAAYVSAGRMLMQRHPSITWSPCAAHCLDLVLEDIGKIGWVKKVVEDAKSVTKFIYNHTWVLALMRKYTNGKDLVRPGVTRFASHFITLQSILSAIPHLKQMFVSDAWLGSAYSKRPEAEKIVTIVFDDGFNKSGEELTAVTEPLVRVLRMVDGEGMPMGFIYEAMDRAKEAISHYYRGNARKCESFWRIIDRRWTNQLHQPIHAFAYFLNPKFYFSDSFRADEEVMAGVITCIDKMTLDPELRDKVLDELEIYKSAEGRLFSSQLAIDRRGKQQPDLWWENYGAGTPNLQKIAIRVLSQPCSASGCE; encoded by the exons atggcaagttcaactccaagggcaaccccaaggtcaggaagacaaagagataaagcttggaaatatgggattgcaggaagcaaaaagggggaggtcacttgcaccgaatgcacaagatggatgactggtggaatcaatagattaaaataccaccttgcacaaatacctggatatggtgtggaggcatgccccaaatcaactcctgaaattattagagagatgaaggccattcttgctgagaatgatatgcataaggaagaaaggcaaaaaacaagagaagccatagcagctgcaatgaatcccacattgtccacttcgggtcccattggtcatagtcggggtcgtcagtcactttcatcttttggtgacaatgagggtgaggctagtggcactcctgttagatcagaccctaatttttttgtaccacgcaatgttccaggtgcacaaccttcacttgaaggtacaggatggaataaagagaagcatgaacaagcacggatagcagcttcaaacttttggttttacaataatctatctttcaatgcagcaaacaatgtgtattgggaaagttttgttaatgcatgtacagtggcgggtaaggggtttaaggccccaacaggtcatgacttcagtgggccattgctagagaaagctgtgaaaaatacagaaggtgtggttgatgatcagaaaaggtattggaagagaaaaggatgcagcattttatctgatggatggacagatggacggaataggactcttctcaacttcttggtggcttcaaatggtgcaatggtattcataaagtctgttgatgcctcaaatgaaataaaaaatgcagagactttgtgtaatctgttggatggtgtggttcgggaagttggagttgagaatgttgtccaaattatcacggacaacgcagctgcatatgtatctgcaggtagaatgcttatgcagaggcatccttcgattacatggagtccttgtgctgcacattgcttggacttggtgctagaggacattgggaagattggatgggtgaagaaggtggttgaagatgcaaaaagtgtcaccaaattcatctacaaccatacttgggtgcttgctttgatgagaaaatacacaaatggcaaggaccttgtgcgacctggagtgacacgatttgctagccacttcatcactttgcagagcattcttagtgccattcctcatcttaagcagatgtttgtgtcagatgcttggttggggtctgcatactccaaaagacctgaagcagagaagattgtgaCCATTGTTTTTGATGATgggttcaataaaagtggagaggagttgactgcg gtgacagaacctttggtgagggttcttcgtatggtggatggagagggcatgccaatgggtttcatttatgaggccatggatagggccaaagaggccatttcacattactatcgtggaaatgcaagaaaatgtgaaagcttttggcgcatcattgatcgtaggtggacaaaccaactccaccaaccgatacatgccttcgcctactttttgaacccgaaattctacttctctgattcatttagggctgatgaggaggtcatggcaggtgttattacatgcattgataagatgacacttgatcctgagttgagagacaaggttcttgatgagttggag atctacaaaagtgcagaggggagactcttctcatcacaactagcaattgataggagaggaaaacaacaaccag atttatggtgggagaattatggtgccggcacgcctaatcttcaaaagatagctatccgtgttttgtctcagccatgcagtgcttctgggtgtgaatga